One genomic window of Syngnathus acus chromosome 11, fSynAcu1.2, whole genome shotgun sequence includes the following:
- the top2b gene encoding DNA topoisomerase 2-beta isoform X2 translates to MSYGAPGSDGTATWKEAANGKMEGLKNDKIGSKLSVERVYQKKTQLEHILLRPDTYIGSVEPITQLLWVFDEEVGLNQREITYVPGLYKIFDEILVNAADNKQRDKNMSSIKINIDPESNTISVWNNGKGIPVVEHKDEKMYVPALIFGHLLTSSNYDDDEKKVTGGRNGYGAKLCNIFSTKFTVETACKEYRHSFKQTWQNNMSKTSEPKIKFFDGDDFTCVAFQPDLSKFKMDKLDRDTVALLTRRAYDVAGSCKGVKVTLNGKKLPVNGFRSYVDLYVKDKLDETGVALKVVHESVNERWEVCLAMSEKGFQQISFVNSIATTKGGRHVDYVVDQIVSKLIEVVKKKNKAGVSVKPFQVKNHVWVFVNALIENPSFDSQTKENMTLQTKSFGSKCLLSEKFIKAATNCGIVESILNWVKFKAQTQLNKKCSSVKHSKIKGIPKLDDANDAGGKHSSECTLILTEGDSAKSLAVSGLGVIGRDRYGVFPLRGKILNVREATHKQIMENAEINNIIKIVGLQYKKSYEDPESLRSLRYGKIMIMTDQDQDGSHIKGLLINFFHHNWPSLLKHTFLEEFITPIVKVSKNKQELAFYSIPEFNEWKKQTENYKSWHVKYYKGLGTSTSKEAKEYFAEMERHRITFRYNGAEDDAAITLAFSKKKTDDRKEWLTNFMEDRRQRRIHGLPEQYLYGTQARHLSYNDFINKELILFSNSDNERSIPSSVDGLKPGQRKVLFTCLKRNDKREVKVAQLAGSVAEMSAYHHGEQALMMTIVNLAQNFVGSNNVNILQPLGQFGTRINGGKDAASPRYIFTMLSPLAKLLFPAVDSNLLKFLYDDNQKVEPEWYIPIIPMVLVNGAEGIGTGWACKIPNYDPREIVNNIGRMLNHQDPLAMLPRYKNFKGLIDELGPNQYLVSGEVSVLDKNTIEITELPVRTWTQAYKESVLEPMLQGTEKTPSLISDYKEYHTDSTVKFVVRMAEEKLAQAEAAGLHKVFKLQSSLTCNSMVLFDHMGCLKRYDSVQDILKEFFELRLHYYKLRKDWSMGSLGAEAAKLSNQARFVLEKIEGKISIENKSKRELIRMLVQKGYESDPVAAWSKAQEKAQEDDDQNGNESDGSLHSGTSSGPNFNYILNMSLWCLTKEKVEELLKQRDQKTGELENLKEKSPEHLWKEDLAVFLEELDNLEALEREEQNLGKAVKVVKGKVGKPKAKKLNLEETMPSSFGRRVEPPSQPLKSEANKKLSRKKKLDSDPLVKLEGDDELLGQDATTGESPLVKPKTPPRMKKDKKEPGVPRVRKTPGPKGSPVKKVKKRNPWSEDESNSDSDQENSQPVIIPRETKSQRTSASKPKYTFDFSEEEDEAENEDDDDDDIVATSMPNASESRDCDSGRDDDYDKDQKTVSGPVAKNKETGTIFSSKSVFSDEGNDSEGSKAAADAADAADAADAADAADAADAADAADAADAADDVDNNSFSTISSSSAFDRQSLAKKGSKTSSGAVPKARKTPTQKTKKADKSLWDSDSDTGSKNVSPKGKGRGKRRMPSGSGDDDYSPVKKMAKVKCHDPPSNDENDSNSQGATNAPCRAGRAKKEVKYFAESDNDHDMFD, encoded by the exons GAGGCAGCAAATGGCAAGATGGAGGGGCTCAAGAACGATAAGATTGGGTCCAAGCTGTCCGTCGAGAGAGTATACCAAAAGAAGACCCAGCTTGAACACATTCTTCTTCGACCCGACACGTACATTGGCTCCGTGGAGCCCATCACACAG CTACTGTGGGTGTTTGATGAAGAGGTTGGACTAAACCAGAGGGAAATAACCTATGTACCTGGACTATATAAAATTTTTGACGAGATTCTTG TCAATGCAGCAGATAACAAACAGAGGGATAAAAACATGAGTTCCATCAAGATCAACATTGACCC TGAATCCAACACTATCTCTGTATGGAACAATGGTAAAGGAATACCAGTGGTTGAGCACAAAGACGAGAAAATGTATGTCCCGGCTCTCATTTTTGGTCACCTGCTCACCTCCAGCAactatgatgatgatgaaaaaaaggtCACGG GTGGGAGGAACGGCTATGGTGCTAAACTTTGCAATATTTTCAGTACTAAATTCACTGTGGAAACTGCTTGCAAGGAGTACAGACACAGTTTCAAACAG ACTTGGCAGAACAACATGAGCAAGACTTCAGAGCCCAAGATCAAGTTCTTCGATGGAGACGATTTCACTTGTGTGGCTTTCCAGCCTGACCTATCCAAGTTCAAAATGGACAAACTGGACAGGGATACCGTAGCTCTTCTTACACGCAGAGCTTATGATGTTGCCGGCTCCTGCAAAGGTGTTAAAGTCACACTGAATGGGAAAAAATTACCT GTTAATGGCTTCCGCAGCTACGTGGATCTATACGTGAAAGACAAACTGGATGAAACGGGTGTAGCCCTGAAGGTGGTGCATGAAAGCGTCAACGAGCGATGGGAAGTGTGCCTTGCGATGAGCGAGAAAGGATTCCAACAAATCAGCTTTGTCAACAGCATCGCCACCACCAAG GGCGGTCGGCACGTAGACTACGTGGTGGATCAAATCGTGTCCAAGCTGATTGAAgtggtgaagaaaaaaaacaaggcaggAGTGTCTGTCAAACCTTTCCAG GTCAAGAACCACGTTTGGGTTTTTGTCAACGCGCTCATCGAGAATCCAAGCTTTGACTCccagacaaaagaaaacatgaccCTCCAGACAAAAAGCTTTGGATCCAAATGCCTTCTGTCTGAAAAGTTTATCAAGGCT GCAACCAACTGTGGCATTGTTGAGAGTATCCTCAACTGGGTCAAGTTCAAAGCTCAGACCCAGCTGAATAAGAAGTGCTCATCTGTCAAGCACAGCAAAATCAAAGGCATCCCCAAGCTGGACGACGCCAACGATGCCG GTGGTAAACACTCCTCAGAATGTACTCTCATCCTCACTGAGGGGGATTCGGCAAAATCTCTCGCCGTTTCCGGACTCGGAGTCATCGGACGCGATCGCTACGGTGTATTTCCGCTGAGAGGGAAGATCCTCAATGTCCGCGAAGCGACCCACAAACAG atcatggaaaatgctgaAATCAATAACATCATCAAAATTGTTGGACTCCAATACAAGAAGAGCTACGAAGACCCAGAGTCCCTGAGGAGTCTGCGTTATGGCAAGATCATGATCATGACTGACCAG GATCAAGATGGGTCCCATATCAAAGGTCTGCTCATCAACTTCTTTCATCACAATTGGCCGTCCCTGTTGAAACACACCTTCCTGGAGGAATTTATCACACCCATTGTCAAA GTTTCTAAGAATAAGCAGGAGCTGGCCTTTTACAGCATTCCCGAGTTTAACGAGTGGAAGAAACAGACAGAAAACTATAAAAGCTGGCATGTCAAGTACTACAAAG GTTTGGGTACAAGTACAAGCAAAGAGGCCAAAGAATATTTTGCTGAAATGGAGAGGCATCGCATCACCTTCCGATACAATGGTGCCGAGGATGACGCTGCCATCACCTTG GCCTTCAGTAAGAAGAAAACGGATGACAGGAAGGAGTGGCTCACCAACTTCATGGAGGACAGACGGCAAAGAAGAATTCACGGTCTCCCTGAG CAATACCTGTATGGAACGCAAGCCAGACATCTGTCCTACAATGACTTTATCAACAAGGAGCTGATTCTGTTCTCCAACTCTGATAATGAGAGATCCATTCCTTCCTCGGTCGACG gCTTAAAGCCTGGCCAAAGAAAAGTGCTTTTCACTTGCTTAAAAAGGAATGACAAGAGGGAGGTGAAAGTTGCACAGCTGGCTGGTTCAGTTGCAGAGATGTCAGCGTATCATCATGGAGAG caaGCACTCATGATGACCATCGTCAACTTGGCTCAAAACTTTGTGGGCAGTAACAACGTGAACATCCTGCAGCCACTCGGTCAATTTGGCACTCGCATCAATGGAGGCAAAGACGCCGCCAGCCCTCGTTATATCTTCACCATGCTCAG TCCTCTTGCCAAGCTGTTATTTCCAGCAGTGGACTCCAACCTGCTGAAGTTCCTTTATGATGACAACCAGAAGGTGGAGCCAGAGTGGTACATTCCCATCATTCCCATGGTGCTGGTCAACGGCGCCGAGGGCATCGGAACAGGTTGGGCATGTAAGATTCCCAACTACGACCCCCGAGAGATTGTCAACAACATCGGTCGGATGCTGAACCACCAAGACCCGCTCGCAATG CTTCCCAGATATAAAAACTTCAAAGGGTTGATCGACGAACTGGGTCCCAACCAGTACCTGGTTAGCGGAGAGGTGTCGGTCCTCGACAAGAACACCATCGAGATCACAGAACTTCCTGTGCGAACGTGGACGCAG GCTTACAAGGAATCTGTGCTGGAGCCCATGTTGCAGGGCACGGAAAAAACGCCGTCGCTCATCAGCGATTACAAAGAGTACCATACAGATTCCACCGTGAAGTTTGTGGTTCGTATGGCTGAGGAGAAACTAGCCCAGGCTGAGGCGGCCGGCCTCCACAAAGTTTTCAAGCTTCAGTCCAGCCTCACCTGCAACTCGATG GTTCTCTTTGACCACATGGGTTGTCTGAAGCGATACGATTCGGTCCAAGACATTCTCAAGGAGTTCTTTGAGCTGCGCCTCCACTACTACAAACTTCGAAAGGACTGGTCGATGGGTAGCCTGGGAGCCGAAGCGGCTAAACTGTCCAATCAAGCTCGTTTTGTTCTGGAGAAGATCGAAGGGAAAATTTCAATTG AGAACAAATCCAAGCGCGAGCTGATCCGCATGCTGGTCCAGAAAGGCTACGAGTCTGATCCTGTCGCTGCCTGGAGCAAGGCTCAAGAAAAG GCGCAAGAAGATGACGATCAGAACGGAAATGAGAGTGACGGCTCATTGCACTCGGGCACGTCGTCGGGCCCAAATTTCAATTACATCCTCAACATGTCTCTATGGTGCTTGACCAAAGAGAAGGTGGAGGAACTCTTGAAACAAAGAGACCAGAAG ACAGGAGAGCTCGAGAATCTCAAGGAGAAATCTCCAGAGCATCTATGGAAGGAGGACTTGGCCGTTTTCCTAGAAGAATTAGAT aATCTCGAGGCACTTGAGCGAGAAGAGCAAAATTTAGGCAAAGCCGTCAAAGTTGTCAAAGGTAAAGTTGGTAAACCCAAAGCCAAGAAGCTGAATCTGGAGGAGACCATGCCGTCGTCATTTGGCCGCAGGGTGGAGCCTCCGTCTCAGCCGCTGAAATCTGAAGCAAACAAGAAATTGAGCAGAAAGAAGAAG CTTGACTCTGACCCACTTGTGAAGTTGGAGGGTGACGATGAGCTTTTGGGCCAAGATGCCACGACGGGCGAAAGTCCTCTTGTCAAACCAAAGACTCCACCACGTATGAAGAAGGACAAGAAAGAACCAG GAGTTCCCAGAGTGAGAAAAACCCCAGGGCCAAAAGGAAGTCCTGtaaaaaaggtgaaaaaaagaaatccctgGTCTGAAGATGAATCCAATTCAGACAGCGATCAGGAGAATAGTCAGCCCGTCATCATCCCAAGAGAGACAAAGTCTCAGAGGACATCAG CATCCAAgccaaaatacacatttgacttctcagaggaagaagatgaggCTGAGAAtgaagacgacgacgacgacgacattGTGGCCACTTCTATGCCCAATGCATCGGAAAGCCGGGACTGTGACAGTGGCCGCGATGACGATTACGACAAAGATCAGAAGACCGT GTCCGGGCCTGTGGCTAAAAACAAAGAGACAGGCACTATATTCTCTTCTAAGTCTGTCTTCTCAGACGAGGGCAACGACAGCG AGGGGTCCAaagctgctgctgatgctgctgatgctgctgatgctgctgatgctgctgatgctgctgatgctgctgatgctgctgatgctgctgatgctgctgatgctgctgatgATGTCGACAAcaacagtttttccaccatttcAAGCAGTTCTGCGTTTGACAGACAATCACTAGCAAAAAAag GGTCCAAGACATCATCTGGCGCAGTTCCAAAAGCGAGGAAGACAcctacacaaaaaacaaagaaagctgATAAATCACTCTGGGATTCTGACTCTGACACCGGGTCCAAGAATGTATCTCCTAAAG GTAAAGGTCGAGGAAAAAGGAGAATGCCATCTGGCTCTGGGGATGACGATTATAGTCCAGTGAAGAAAATGGCAAAAGTG AAGTGTCACGATCCTCCGTCCAACGACGAGAACGACAGCAACAGTCAGGGTGCCACCAACGCTCCGTGTCGGGCCGGCCGCGCAAAGAAGGAGGTCAAGTACTTTGCCGAATCCGACAATGATCATGACATGTTTGACTAA
- the top2b gene encoding DNA topoisomerase 2-beta isoform X1 — translation MSYGAPGSDGTATWKEAANGKMEGLKNDKIGSKLSVERVYQKKTQLEHILLRPDTYIGSVEPITQLLWVFDEEVGLNQREITYVPGLYKIFDEILVNAADNKQRDKNMSSIKINIDPESNTISVWNNGKGIPVVEHKDEKMYVPALIFGHLLTSSNYDDDEKKVTGGRNGYGAKLCNIFSTKFTVETACKEYRHSFKQTWQNNMSKTSEPKIKFFDGDDFTCVAFQPDLSKFKMDKLDRDTVALLTRRAYDVAGSCKGVKVTLNGKKLPVNGFRSYVDLYVKDKLDETGVALKVVHESVNERWEVCLAMSEKGFQQISFVNSIATTKGGRHVDYVVDQIVSKLIEVVKKKNKAGVSVKPFQVKNHVWVFVNALIENPSFDSQTKENMTLQTKSFGSKCLLSEKFIKAATNCGIVESILNWVKFKAQTQLNKKCSSVKHSKIKGIPKLDDANDAGGKHSSECTLILTEGDSAKSLAVSGLGVIGRDRYGVFPLRGKILNVREATHKQIMENAEINNIIKIVGLQYKKSYEDPESLRSLRYGKIMIMTDQDQDGSHIKGLLINFFHHNWPSLLKHTFLEEFITPIVKVSKNKQELAFYSIPEFNEWKKQTENYKSWHVKYYKGLGTSTSKEAKEYFAEMERHRITFRYNGAEDDAAITLAFSKKKTDDRKEWLTNFMEDRRQRRIHGLPEQYLYGTQARHLSYNDFINKELILFSNSDNERSIPSSVDGLKPGQRKVLFTCLKRNDKREVKVAQLAGSVAEMSAYHHGEQALMMTIVNLAQNFVGSNNVNILQPLGQFGTRINGGKDAASPRYIFTMLSPLAKLLFPAVDSNLLKFLYDDNQKVEPEWYIPIIPMVLVNGAEGIGTGWACKIPNYDPREIVNNIGRMLNHQDPLAMLPRYKNFKGLIDELGPNQYLVSGEVSVLDKNTIEITELPVRTWTQAYKESVLEPMLQGTEKTPSLISDYKEYHTDSTVKFVVRMAEEKLAQAEAAGLHKVFKLQSSLTCNSMVLFDHMGCLKRYDSVQDILKEFFELRLHYYKLRKDWSMGSLGAEAAKLSNQARFVLEKIEGKISIENKSKRELIRMLVQKGYESDPVAAWSKAQEKAQEDDDQNGNESDGSLHSGTSSGPNFNYILNMSLWCLTKEKVEELLKQRDQKTGELENLKEKSPEHLWKEDLAVFLEELDNLEALEREEQNLGKAVKVVKGKVGKPKAKKLNLEETMPSSFGRRVEPPSQPLKSEANKKLSRKKKLDSDPLVKLEGDDELLGQDATTGESPLVKPKTPPRMKKDKKEPGVPRVRKTPGPKGSPVKKVKKRNPWSEDESNSDSDQENSQPVIIPRETKSQRTSASKPKYTFDFSEEEDEAENEDDDDDDIVATSMPNASESRDCDSGRDDDYDKDQKTVSGPVAKNKETGTIFSSKSVFSDEGNDSEGSKAAADAADAADAADAADAADAADAADAADAADAADDVDNNSFSTISSSSAFDRQSLAKKGSKTSSGAVPKARKTPTQKTKKADKSLWDSDSDTGSKNVSPKGTGKGRGKRRMPSGSGDDDYSPVKKMAKVKCHDPPSNDENDSNSQGATNAPCRAGRAKKEVKYFAESDNDHDMFD, via the exons GAGGCAGCAAATGGCAAGATGGAGGGGCTCAAGAACGATAAGATTGGGTCCAAGCTGTCCGTCGAGAGAGTATACCAAAAGAAGACCCAGCTTGAACACATTCTTCTTCGACCCGACACGTACATTGGCTCCGTGGAGCCCATCACACAG CTACTGTGGGTGTTTGATGAAGAGGTTGGACTAAACCAGAGGGAAATAACCTATGTACCTGGACTATATAAAATTTTTGACGAGATTCTTG TCAATGCAGCAGATAACAAACAGAGGGATAAAAACATGAGTTCCATCAAGATCAACATTGACCC TGAATCCAACACTATCTCTGTATGGAACAATGGTAAAGGAATACCAGTGGTTGAGCACAAAGACGAGAAAATGTATGTCCCGGCTCTCATTTTTGGTCACCTGCTCACCTCCAGCAactatgatgatgatgaaaaaaaggtCACGG GTGGGAGGAACGGCTATGGTGCTAAACTTTGCAATATTTTCAGTACTAAATTCACTGTGGAAACTGCTTGCAAGGAGTACAGACACAGTTTCAAACAG ACTTGGCAGAACAACATGAGCAAGACTTCAGAGCCCAAGATCAAGTTCTTCGATGGAGACGATTTCACTTGTGTGGCTTTCCAGCCTGACCTATCCAAGTTCAAAATGGACAAACTGGACAGGGATACCGTAGCTCTTCTTACACGCAGAGCTTATGATGTTGCCGGCTCCTGCAAAGGTGTTAAAGTCACACTGAATGGGAAAAAATTACCT GTTAATGGCTTCCGCAGCTACGTGGATCTATACGTGAAAGACAAACTGGATGAAACGGGTGTAGCCCTGAAGGTGGTGCATGAAAGCGTCAACGAGCGATGGGAAGTGTGCCTTGCGATGAGCGAGAAAGGATTCCAACAAATCAGCTTTGTCAACAGCATCGCCACCACCAAG GGCGGTCGGCACGTAGACTACGTGGTGGATCAAATCGTGTCCAAGCTGATTGAAgtggtgaagaaaaaaaacaaggcaggAGTGTCTGTCAAACCTTTCCAG GTCAAGAACCACGTTTGGGTTTTTGTCAACGCGCTCATCGAGAATCCAAGCTTTGACTCccagacaaaagaaaacatgaccCTCCAGACAAAAAGCTTTGGATCCAAATGCCTTCTGTCTGAAAAGTTTATCAAGGCT GCAACCAACTGTGGCATTGTTGAGAGTATCCTCAACTGGGTCAAGTTCAAAGCTCAGACCCAGCTGAATAAGAAGTGCTCATCTGTCAAGCACAGCAAAATCAAAGGCATCCCCAAGCTGGACGACGCCAACGATGCCG GTGGTAAACACTCCTCAGAATGTACTCTCATCCTCACTGAGGGGGATTCGGCAAAATCTCTCGCCGTTTCCGGACTCGGAGTCATCGGACGCGATCGCTACGGTGTATTTCCGCTGAGAGGGAAGATCCTCAATGTCCGCGAAGCGACCCACAAACAG atcatggaaaatgctgaAATCAATAACATCATCAAAATTGTTGGACTCCAATACAAGAAGAGCTACGAAGACCCAGAGTCCCTGAGGAGTCTGCGTTATGGCAAGATCATGATCATGACTGACCAG GATCAAGATGGGTCCCATATCAAAGGTCTGCTCATCAACTTCTTTCATCACAATTGGCCGTCCCTGTTGAAACACACCTTCCTGGAGGAATTTATCACACCCATTGTCAAA GTTTCTAAGAATAAGCAGGAGCTGGCCTTTTACAGCATTCCCGAGTTTAACGAGTGGAAGAAACAGACAGAAAACTATAAAAGCTGGCATGTCAAGTACTACAAAG GTTTGGGTACAAGTACAAGCAAAGAGGCCAAAGAATATTTTGCTGAAATGGAGAGGCATCGCATCACCTTCCGATACAATGGTGCCGAGGATGACGCTGCCATCACCTTG GCCTTCAGTAAGAAGAAAACGGATGACAGGAAGGAGTGGCTCACCAACTTCATGGAGGACAGACGGCAAAGAAGAATTCACGGTCTCCCTGAG CAATACCTGTATGGAACGCAAGCCAGACATCTGTCCTACAATGACTTTATCAACAAGGAGCTGATTCTGTTCTCCAACTCTGATAATGAGAGATCCATTCCTTCCTCGGTCGACG gCTTAAAGCCTGGCCAAAGAAAAGTGCTTTTCACTTGCTTAAAAAGGAATGACAAGAGGGAGGTGAAAGTTGCACAGCTGGCTGGTTCAGTTGCAGAGATGTCAGCGTATCATCATGGAGAG caaGCACTCATGATGACCATCGTCAACTTGGCTCAAAACTTTGTGGGCAGTAACAACGTGAACATCCTGCAGCCACTCGGTCAATTTGGCACTCGCATCAATGGAGGCAAAGACGCCGCCAGCCCTCGTTATATCTTCACCATGCTCAG TCCTCTTGCCAAGCTGTTATTTCCAGCAGTGGACTCCAACCTGCTGAAGTTCCTTTATGATGACAACCAGAAGGTGGAGCCAGAGTGGTACATTCCCATCATTCCCATGGTGCTGGTCAACGGCGCCGAGGGCATCGGAACAGGTTGGGCATGTAAGATTCCCAACTACGACCCCCGAGAGATTGTCAACAACATCGGTCGGATGCTGAACCACCAAGACCCGCTCGCAATG CTTCCCAGATATAAAAACTTCAAAGGGTTGATCGACGAACTGGGTCCCAACCAGTACCTGGTTAGCGGAGAGGTGTCGGTCCTCGACAAGAACACCATCGAGATCACAGAACTTCCTGTGCGAACGTGGACGCAG GCTTACAAGGAATCTGTGCTGGAGCCCATGTTGCAGGGCACGGAAAAAACGCCGTCGCTCATCAGCGATTACAAAGAGTACCATACAGATTCCACCGTGAAGTTTGTGGTTCGTATGGCTGAGGAGAAACTAGCCCAGGCTGAGGCGGCCGGCCTCCACAAAGTTTTCAAGCTTCAGTCCAGCCTCACCTGCAACTCGATG GTTCTCTTTGACCACATGGGTTGTCTGAAGCGATACGATTCGGTCCAAGACATTCTCAAGGAGTTCTTTGAGCTGCGCCTCCACTACTACAAACTTCGAAAGGACTGGTCGATGGGTAGCCTGGGAGCCGAAGCGGCTAAACTGTCCAATCAAGCTCGTTTTGTTCTGGAGAAGATCGAAGGGAAAATTTCAATTG AGAACAAATCCAAGCGCGAGCTGATCCGCATGCTGGTCCAGAAAGGCTACGAGTCTGATCCTGTCGCTGCCTGGAGCAAGGCTCAAGAAAAG GCGCAAGAAGATGACGATCAGAACGGAAATGAGAGTGACGGCTCATTGCACTCGGGCACGTCGTCGGGCCCAAATTTCAATTACATCCTCAACATGTCTCTATGGTGCTTGACCAAAGAGAAGGTGGAGGAACTCTTGAAACAAAGAGACCAGAAG ACAGGAGAGCTCGAGAATCTCAAGGAGAAATCTCCAGAGCATCTATGGAAGGAGGACTTGGCCGTTTTCCTAGAAGAATTAGAT aATCTCGAGGCACTTGAGCGAGAAGAGCAAAATTTAGGCAAAGCCGTCAAAGTTGTCAAAGGTAAAGTTGGTAAACCCAAAGCCAAGAAGCTGAATCTGGAGGAGACCATGCCGTCGTCATTTGGCCGCAGGGTGGAGCCTCCGTCTCAGCCGCTGAAATCTGAAGCAAACAAGAAATTGAGCAGAAAGAAGAAG CTTGACTCTGACCCACTTGTGAAGTTGGAGGGTGACGATGAGCTTTTGGGCCAAGATGCCACGACGGGCGAAAGTCCTCTTGTCAAACCAAAGACTCCACCACGTATGAAGAAGGACAAGAAAGAACCAG GAGTTCCCAGAGTGAGAAAAACCCCAGGGCCAAAAGGAAGTCCTGtaaaaaaggtgaaaaaaagaaatccctgGTCTGAAGATGAATCCAATTCAGACAGCGATCAGGAGAATAGTCAGCCCGTCATCATCCCAAGAGAGACAAAGTCTCAGAGGACATCAG CATCCAAgccaaaatacacatttgacttctcagaggaagaagatgaggCTGAGAAtgaagacgacgacgacgacgacattGTGGCCACTTCTATGCCCAATGCATCGGAAAGCCGGGACTGTGACAGTGGCCGCGATGACGATTACGACAAAGATCAGAAGACCGT GTCCGGGCCTGTGGCTAAAAACAAAGAGACAGGCACTATATTCTCTTCTAAGTCTGTCTTCTCAGACGAGGGCAACGACAGCG AGGGGTCCAaagctgctgctgatgctgctgatgctgctgatgctgctgatgctgctgatgctgctgatgctgctgatgctgctgatgctgctgatgctgctgatgctgctgatgATGTCGACAAcaacagtttttccaccatttcAAGCAGTTCTGCGTTTGACAGACAATCACTAGCAAAAAAag GGTCCAAGACATCATCTGGCGCAGTTCCAAAAGCGAGGAAGACAcctacacaaaaaacaaagaaagctgATAAATCACTCTGGGATTCTGACTCTGACACCGGGTCCAAGAATGTATCTCCTAAAGGTACAG GTAAAGGTCGAGGAAAAAGGAGAATGCCATCTGGCTCTGGGGATGACGATTATAGTCCAGTGAAGAAAATGGCAAAAGTG AAGTGTCACGATCCTCCGTCCAACGACGAGAACGACAGCAACAGTCAGGGTGCCACCAACGCTCCGTGTCGGGCCGGCCGCGCAAAGAAGGAGGTCAAGTACTTTGCCGAATCCGACAATGATCATGACATGTTTGACTAA